The genomic region CCCGGGCAGTCGACGTGCGCATAGTGCCGCCGCTCCGTCTGGTACTCGACATGCGCGATCGAGATCGTGATGCCGCGCTGCCGCTCCTCGGGCGCCTTGTCGATCTGCTCGAACGGCGTGTACGGATTGAGGTCGGGAAACCTGTCGTGCAAGACCTTCGTCACGGCCGCCGTGAGCGTCGTCTTGCCGTGGTCGATGTGCCCGATGGTGCCGATGTTGACATGCGGCTTGGTCCGCTCGAACTTGGCCTTGGCCACTGCAAGCCCTCCTGATCACCCGGGTGATGCGAGCGTGCTCCGTCTCCTTCCGTCTATTCGGTACTGCCGTTCGTCCGTCCTGTCCACGGGCGGAAAGCCCGGTCTCGGTACGGCGTGCGACTTCCGCGGGTTCACGCCGGTGGTGCCGGGCCGCGCCCTGCGGCGCGTGAAGGCTCGTGTGACGTCTGAGGGCAGAAGTCGACCATTCGGCCAACAGCCCGGTCTGGTCAGGGAATTGAGGGGCACTAGGAAGGGTGGAAGGAGGACGGTCACATGACGACGTCCCTGAAGCGCATGCCCGGATGGGCCAAGATCCTCAGCGCGGTCGTGCTGGTTCTGGTGATACTCGGCGCCGGGCTGCAGCTGAGTCTGCTGCCCGGGCTGCGTGACGTGTTCCGCGAGGAAACGCACGACCGGACAGGCCCCACGCTCCTCAAGTCCATTCAGGACATGAGCCGTTACGACGCCGCCTCGGGCAACTTCCAGGTGGTGGTGGATCTGGAGAAGGACACCAAGTACCTGCCGGACGCGGTCCGTGGCACCCGCACCCTGTACGTGGGCGCGGGCACCGTGGACGCCTATGTCGACCTCGGGAAGATCCGCGAGAAGGATGTGACGGTCAACGCGGACCGCACATCGGCCACGCTCAAGCTCCCCCACGCCGCCCTGGGCAAGCCCGCCCTCGACCCCGACCAGTCCTACGCCGTCTCCAAGCAGCGCGGTCTGCTCGACCGGCTCGGCGATGTCTTCTCGGACAACCCGAACGACGAGCGTGCCGTCCAGCGCCTCGCCGCGCGGCA from Streptomyces sp. NBC_00878 harbors:
- a CDS encoding DUF4230 domain-containing protein, encoding MTTSLKRMPGWAKILSAVVLVLVILGAGLQLSLLPGLRDVFREETHDRTGPTLLKSIQDMSRYDAASGNFQVVVDLEKDTKYLPDAVRGTRTLYVGAGTVDAYVDLGKIREKDVTVNADRTSATLKLPHAALGKPALDPDQSYAVSKQRGLLDRLGDVFSDNPNDERAVQRLAARHIGDAAKKTELTARAEENTTGMLKGLLGSLGFKEVKVTYG